The following coding sequences lie in one Silene latifolia isolate original U9 population chromosome 5, ASM4854445v1, whole genome shotgun sequence genomic window:
- the LOC141657797 gene encoding uncharacterized protein LOC141657797: MPTFVVLKSRSGGKLSMDDIGYDIGLPYDPECESEVSCSQKNNSKKNNKKKPKAMKCNSDSRSGAKFPLDTVSPSRKKPTRAETKEPLEDMFGEKLNLGKDAGQLEKNKATECKEVPEDFLSRSEGKLPLGEVSSSQKKSDATKPKENLENGVFRSGEKVPEDSLKLEPDEYLDYFPQHYVVGWNGIKVYTEVTRPKKKKKPKAIKIKENRRFGEKREDLEDCFFRESEEMEKTSRKFACAALSYLRERGHNLELVKPCLYEVGEVTHGYRAHFNFKAKREDDPSAPVEMYFGQLCCYGKSNIDVECCVSMGESDSLPYVPEKRGCQYCTEFVHHPLGGCKGIVWGLLTRSRNAETYIIT; this comes from the exons ATGCCGACTTTTGTAGTTCTAAAATCCAG GTCTGGTGGAAAGCTTTCAATGGATGATATCGGGTATGATATCGG GCTTCCCTATGATCCTGAATGTGAAAGTGAGGTTTCTTGTTCGCAAAAGAATAATTCTAAGAAGAATAATAAGAAGAAGCCTAAGGCAATGAAATGTAATAGTGATTCGCG GTCCGGTGCAAAGTTTCCCTTGGACACGGTTTCTCCTTCGCGAAAGAAGCCTACCAGAGCGGAAACTAAGGAGCCTCTGGAAGATAT GTTTGGTGAAAAACTTAATCTGGGCAAGGATGCTGGTCAACTGGAAAAGAATAAAGCTACGGAATGTAAGGAGGTTCCAGAAGATTTTCTTTCCAG GTCTGAAGGAaagcttcctttgggcgaggtttCCTCTTCTCAAAAGAAGTCTGACGCAACGAAACCTAAGGAGAATCTGGAAAATGGTGTGTTTCG GTCGGGTGAAAAGGTTCCAGAGGATTCTCTGAAGCTGGAACCTGACGAGTATCTGGATTATTTCCCTCAGCACTATGTGGTAGGCTG GAATGGTATTAAGGTTTATACAGAGGTCACCCGtccgaaaaagaagaagaagcctaAAGCAATAAAGATAAAGGAGAATAGGCG GTTTGGTGAAAAGCGTGAAGATCTGGAAGACTGTTTTTTCCG GGAATCTGAAGAAATGGAGAAGACTTCTCGTAAGTTTGCATGTGCAGCTTTATCATACCTGCGTGAACGG GGTCACAACTTGGAGCTGGTCAAGCCCTGTTTATATGAAGTAGGAGAGGTCACACATGGGTATAGGGCGCATTTCAACTTCAAGGCTAAAAGGGAAGATGACCCTAGTGCTCCTGTGGAGATGTACTTCGGGCAGTTGTGTTGTTATGGGAAATCTAATATTGATGTTGAGTGCTGCGTCTCTATGGGAGAATCTGACTCCTTACCGT ATGTTCCGGAAAAACGTGGGTGCCAATATTGTACCGAGTTTGTTCATCACCCCTTAGGTGGCTGCAAGGGGATAGTGTGGGGCTTGTTAACACGTTCACGCAACGCGGAGACTTATATTATTACCTAA